A part of Acidobacteriota bacterium genomic DNA contains:
- a CDS encoding PadR family transcriptional regulator: protein MPRNDGLPPGTLAMLILRILARGPLHGYGIAQRIRQLSSDALSVEEGSLYPALQKLLLKGWVKAEATVSDTGRSVRAYRLTPAGRKQLEVERANYSRMAKAIALLLESA from the coding sequence ATGCCTCGAAACGACGGCCTTCCCCCTGGCACCCTGGCCATGCTGATCCTGCGGATCCTCGCCCGCGGTCCCCTGCACGGCTACGGAATCGCTCAACGCATCCGGCAACTCTCGAGCGATGCGCTCAGCGTCGAAGAAGGCTCGTTGTACCCCGCGCTGCAGAAGCTCCTGCTGAAGGGTTGGGTCAAGGCCGAAGCGACCGTGTCGGACACCGGCCGGAGCGTGCGCGCGTACCGACTCACTCCCGCGGGCAGGAAGCAGCTCGAGGTCGAACGCGCGAACTACTCACGGATGGCGAAGGCCATCGCGCTCCTCCTCGAATCGGCGTGA